A window of Rubricoccus marinus contains these coding sequences:
- the arsS gene encoding arsenosugar biosynthesis radical SAM (seleno)protein ArsS (Some members of this family are selenoproteins.) has translation MSTLPGDRPIPTAPSTPEASGDGSVIPLHVLSAELIASVEDGPKRTSSLYGRRTALAAPEAQIEALDAVPLASGPSQSGSFHRDLMASGWEAGIQPAPLEIFQINIGKLCNMTCMHCHVDSGPDRVQENMDREAVDACLRAIDHIQAHPLGGGLHTVDLTGGAPELNPHFEYLVDECVARGLHVIDRCNLTILRVKRYRHLPEWFAERGVEVACSLPHYRKMGTDAQRGDGTYGKSIEALKMLNEAGYGQGDPKRVLTLVTNPVGSFLAGNQESLEGEWKEALQRNHGVQFDRLFALNNMPMSRYLEWLIEKGQLEGYMEKLLAAFNPGTIDGLMCRNTVSVGWDGKIYDCDFNQQLEMDAAVPFAHVGDFDLGAWQARTVKTERHCYGCTAGSGSSCGGATA, from the coding sequence ATGTCCACGCTTCCCGGCGACCGCCCGATCCCGACCGCCCCTTCCACGCCAGAAGCCTCTGGCGACGGCTCCGTGATCCCGCTCCACGTGCTCTCTGCCGAGCTGATCGCGTCCGTGGAGGACGGGCCGAAGCGGACGTCGAGCCTCTACGGCCGGCGCACGGCACTTGCCGCGCCAGAGGCGCAGATCGAGGCGCTCGACGCCGTGCCTCTGGCGTCGGGGCCGAGCCAGAGCGGGTCGTTCCACCGCGACCTCATGGCGAGCGGATGGGAGGCGGGCATCCAGCCGGCGCCGCTGGAGATCTTCCAGATCAACATCGGCAAGCTGTGCAACATGACGTGCATGCATTGCCACGTGGACTCCGGGCCGGACCGCGTGCAGGAGAACATGGACCGCGAGGCCGTGGACGCCTGCCTCCGCGCCATCGACCACATCCAGGCGCACCCCCTCGGCGGAGGCCTCCACACCGTAGACCTCACCGGCGGCGCGCCGGAGCTCAACCCGCATTTCGAGTACCTCGTCGATGAATGCGTCGCCAGAGGCCTGCACGTCATCGACCGCTGCAACCTCACCATCCTGCGCGTCAAGCGCTACCGGCACCTCCCCGAGTGGTTCGCCGAGCGCGGCGTGGAGGTGGCGTGCTCGCTGCCGCACTACCGCAAGATGGGGACGGACGCGCAGCGCGGCGACGGCACGTACGGCAAAAGCATCGAGGCGTTGAAAATGCTCAACGAGGCCGGCTACGGCCAGGGCGACCCCAAGCGTGTGCTCACGCTCGTCACCAACCCGGTCGGGAGCTTCCTGGCGGGCAACCAGGAATCGCTGGAGGGCGAGTGGAAAGAGGCGCTGCAGCGCAACCACGGCGTGCAGTTCGACCGCCTCTTCGCGCTCAACAACATGCCGATGAGCCGCTACCTGGAATGGCTCATCGAGAAAGGCCAGTTGGAGGGCTACATGGAGAAGCTGCTCGCCGCCTTCAACCCAGGCACGATCGACGGGCTGATGTGCCGCAACACGGTCTCGGTCGGCTGGGACGGCAAGATCTACGACTGCGATTTCAACCAGCAGTTGGAGATGGACGCTGCCGTCCCGTTCGCGCACGTCGGGGATTTCGACCTCGGCGCGTGGCAGGCGCGGACGGTCAAGACCGAGCGCCACTGCTACGGCTGCACCGCGGGCTCAGGCTCCTCGTGCGGCGGCGCGACGGCGTAA
- a CDS encoding DUF819 domain-containing protein — MQDPAALEGPAALITDPVQTAALLAAVLAAVFALSRVEALKKLFDVIPPVIWAYFVPMLLSTFGVLQPYRPGNEALGITEYVNPAYDLFSYILLPMALFLLMLTIDLKAIASLGKMALIMLLVGTLGIVIGGPIALLVVSLFADTTGLWQGMSALSGSWIGGTANMVAMAESVGLRDLGPVIVVDVVVGYGWMGILLFLAGYQERFNAWVGADTSAMDRVDETLKQLDTQRRPLTIETGAIIIGLGIAAAVLSRVLGSSIEPVQIDGQTIISGGTWAVLIAVTVGLILSFTPLRKLEIDGASRLGYVALYMLLTSIGAQGNLFAIAEAPLFLLIGVVWLAVHIGLLFLAAKLLRAPLFFVATGSMANVGGAASAPIVAGVYHPAMAPVGLLMAVAGYVLGIYAAVGCVAMLSAIGGG, encoded by the coding sequence ATGCAAGACCCCGCTGCCCTCGAAGGCCCCGCCGCGCTTATCACCGACCCCGTGCAGACGGCGGCGCTCTTGGCCGCGGTCCTCGCGGCCGTGTTCGCGCTCTCGCGCGTGGAAGCGCTCAAAAAGCTGTTCGACGTGATCCCGCCAGTGATCTGGGCCTACTTCGTGCCCATGCTGCTGAGCACGTTTGGCGTGTTGCAGCCGTACCGGCCCGGGAACGAGGCCCTCGGGATCACGGAGTACGTGAACCCGGCCTATGACCTGTTCAGCTACATCCTCCTGCCAATGGCGCTGTTCCTGCTCATGCTCACGATCGACTTGAAGGCAATCGCGAGCCTGGGCAAGATGGCGCTCATCATGCTGCTGGTCGGCACGCTCGGCATCGTGATCGGCGGGCCGATCGCGCTGCTCGTGGTGTCGCTGTTTGCCGACACCACGGGCCTCTGGCAGGGCATGTCGGCGTTGAGCGGAAGCTGGATCGGCGGCACGGCCAACATGGTCGCGATGGCCGAAAGCGTGGGGCTTCGCGATCTCGGCCCCGTGATCGTCGTGGATGTCGTCGTGGGCTACGGGTGGATGGGCATCCTGCTCTTCCTCGCGGGCTACCAGGAGCGGTTCAACGCGTGGGTCGGCGCGGATACGAGCGCGATGGACCGCGTGGACGAAACGCTCAAGCAACTCGATACGCAGCGGCGTCCGCTCACCATCGAGACGGGCGCCATCATCATCGGCCTGGGCATCGCGGCGGCGGTCCTCTCCCGCGTGCTCGGCAGCAGCATCGAGCCGGTCCAGATCGACGGGCAGACCATCATCTCTGGCGGGACGTGGGCGGTGCTGATCGCCGTCACCGTGGGACTGATCCTCTCGTTTACACCGCTGCGTAAGCTGGAGATCGACGGCGCGAGCCGCCTGGGCTACGTCGCGCTCTACATGCTCCTGACCAGCATCGGCGCGCAGGGCAACCTCTTCGCCATCGCGGAGGCGCCGCTGTTCCTCCTCATCGGCGTGGTTTGGCTCGCGGTCCACATCGGGCTCTTGTTCCTGGCCGCGAAGCTGCTCAGGGCCCCGCTGTTCTTCGTGGCGACCGGCAGCATGGCCAACGTGGGCGGCGCGGCCAGCGCGCCCATCGTAGCGGGCGTGTACCACCCGGCGATGGCGCCGGTGGGGCTGTTGATGGCCGTCGCGGGCTACGTGCTGGGCATCTACGCCGCCGTGGGCTGCGTCGCGATGCTCTCGGCCATCGGGGGCGGCTAG
- a CDS encoding arsenosugar biosynthesis-associated peroxidase-like protein: protein MDTYYKPEHLPRFGEIAEGSKPLADAFFSYYGKVFEDGALTAREKALIALAVAHTVQCPYCIDAYTQDSLAKGSDLEQMTEAIHVATAIRGGASLVHGLQMLDGVKAQTM, encoded by the coding sequence ATGGACACCTACTACAAGCCCGAGCACCTGCCTCGCTTCGGCGAGATCGCCGAGGGCTCCAAGCCTCTGGCGGACGCCTTTTTCTCGTACTACGGCAAGGTCTTCGAAGACGGCGCCCTCACCGCGCGCGAGAAGGCGCTGATCGCGCTCGCCGTGGCGCACACCGTGCAATGCCCCTACTGCATCGACGCGTACACGCAGGACTCCCTCGCGAAGGGCTCGGACCTGGAGCAGATGACCGAGGCCATCCACGTGGCGACGGCCATCCGCGGCGGCGCGAGCTTGGTCCACGGCCTCCAGATGCTGGACGGCGTCAAAGCGCAGACGATGTAG
- a CDS encoding phosphopentomutase, giving the protein MLFVTIILDGAGVGDGPDAEAYGDSGSDTLGHVCEAEHPHLPNLERLGLGRIAPLAGVEPADAPEASWGRLTERAAGKDSTTGHWALAGLVLETPFPTYPDGFPPEVVADFCQRAGVDGILGNVPASGTQIIAELGEEHQRTGQPIVYTSGDSVFQIAAHVETTPLAELYAMCETARNEVCVGEHAVGRVIARPFTGEPGAYTRISEKRKDYSLLPPEATVLDALQDAGVRTVAIGKISALFGGKGVDVETKTAGNADGVAKTLDAIREAAASGEPTFVWTNLVDFDELYGHRRDPEGYARALEAFDRALPDLEAALPPGARLLLTADHGNDPTYRGSDHTRERVPVLMLEKPASGETTPARGEDVGTRETFADHAATVAAFFDARWDGPGAPFA; this is encoded by the coding sequence ATGCTCTTCGTCACCATCATCCTCGACGGCGCCGGCGTCGGCGACGGCCCAGACGCCGAGGCTTACGGCGACTCTGGCTCCGACACACTCGGTCACGTCTGCGAAGCCGAGCACCCGCACCTGCCCAACCTGGAGCGCCTCGGGCTGGGCCGCATTGCGCCTCTGGCGGGCGTCGAGCCCGCCGACGCGCCAGAGGCCTCGTGGGGGCGCCTGACCGAGCGCGCGGCGGGCAAGGACTCCACCACGGGGCACTGGGCATTGGCGGGCCTCGTGCTGGAGACGCCGTTTCCGACGTATCCGGATGGCTTCCCGCCAGAGGTGGTCGCGGACTTCTGCCAGCGCGCCGGTGTAGACGGCATCCTGGGCAACGTGCCCGCCAGCGGCACCCAGATCATCGCCGAGTTGGGCGAGGAGCACCAGCGGACCGGCCAACCCATCGTCTACACGTCCGGCGACAGCGTTTTCCAGATCGCCGCGCACGTGGAGACGACGCCTCTGGCGGAGCTGTACGCGATGTGCGAGACGGCGCGGAACGAGGTCTGCGTGGGCGAGCACGCCGTCGGGCGCGTGATCGCGCGTCCGTTTACGGGCGAGCCCGGCGCTTACACGCGCATCTCGGAGAAGCGCAAGGACTACTCGCTGCTCCCGCCAGAGGCGACGGTTCTGGACGCGCTCCAGGACGCGGGCGTGCGGACGGTCGCGATCGGCAAGATCAGCGCGCTGTTCGGCGGCAAAGGCGTCGACGTGGAGACCAAGACGGCCGGCAACGCTGACGGGGTCGCGAAAACGCTCGACGCCATCCGCGAAGCCGCGGCCTCTGGCGAGCCGACGTTTGTCTGGACCAACCTCGTGGACTTCGACGAGCTCTACGGCCACCGCCGAGACCCCGAGGGCTACGCCCGCGCCCTCGAAGCTTTTGACCGCGCCCTTCCGGACTTGGAAGCCGCGCTGCCGCCCGGCGCCCGCCTCCTCCTCACCGCCGACCACGGCAACGACCCCACCTACCGCGGCAGCGACCACACGCGCGAGCGCGTGCCAGTCCTGATGCTGGAGAAACCCGCCTCTGGCGAGACCACTCCCGCCAGAGGCGAGGACGTGGGCACGCGCGAGACGTTCGCGGACCACGCGGCGACCGTCGCGGCCTTTTTCGACGCGCGGTGGGACGGGCCTGGCGCACCGTTCGCGTAG
- a CDS encoding EutN/CcmL family microcompartment protein, with protein MTIGHVIGSIWATRKDASVEGKRMLLVQPLRADGSPKGRPTAALDTCDAGPGDRVLFVTSAEASLPFVATQPLTAADATIVAVVDRVDTGE; from the coding sequence GTGACCATCGGCCACGTCATCGGCAGCATCTGGGCGACGCGGAAGGACGCCTCGGTCGAGGGGAAGCGGATGCTGCTCGTGCAGCCGCTCCGCGCCGACGGCTCGCCAAAGGGGCGCCCCACCGCCGCGCTCGATACCTGCGACGCCGGCCCCGGCGACCGCGTCCTGTTCGTGACCAGCGCCGAGGCCTCGCTGCCGTTTGTCGCCACGCAGCCGCTCACCGCCGCTGACGCCACCATCGTGGCCGTCGTCGACCGCGTCGACACCGGCGAGTAG
- a CDS encoding EutN/CcmL family microcompartment protein gives MLLGQVIGTVWATRKDPQLVGMKFLLVREVDLDGSPLATTVVAVDAVGAGEGETVLVAQGSSGRQTELTDKKPVDAVIMAIVDRLDVVEVDPPVLQETA, from the coding sequence ATGCTTCTCGGCCAGGTCATCGGCACCGTTTGGGCCACCCGGAAAGACCCGCAACTCGTGGGCATGAAGTTCCTCCTCGTGCGCGAGGTGGACCTCGACGGCTCGCCTCTGGCGACGACCGTCGTGGCCGTGGACGCCGTCGGCGCGGGTGAAGGCGAGACCGTTCTCGTCGCCCAGGGATCGTCCGGGCGGCAGACCGAGCTGACGGACAAGAAGCCGGTCGACGCCGTCATCATGGCCATCGTGGACCGCTTGGACGTGGTCGAGGTGGACCCGCCGGTTTTGCAGGAGACGGCGTGA
- a CDS encoding PaaI family thioesterase: MADDPTPDSPFPLASGTSLDQTLGIQYVEVSGDRVVATMPVGPRVHQPMGVLHGGASVVLAESVASVGATSAALPEKVAMGMEINANHLRSVREGLLRATATPLHNGRTTAVWEVRIEDERERLVCVSRVTLALVAADKR; the protein is encoded by the coding sequence ATGGCCGACGACCCCACGCCCGACTCCCCGTTCCCCCTCGCCAGCGGCACCTCGTTGGACCAGACGCTCGGCATCCAGTACGTCGAGGTGTCCGGTGACCGCGTGGTCGCGACGATGCCCGTCGGCCCGCGCGTGCACCAGCCGATGGGCGTCCTCCACGGTGGCGCGAGCGTGGTCCTGGCCGAGAGCGTCGCGAGCGTGGGCGCCACGAGCGCGGCGCTGCCCGAGAAGGTGGCCATGGGCATGGAGATCAACGCCAACCACCTCCGGTCCGTCCGCGAGGGCCTCTTGCGCGCGACCGCCACGCCGCTCCACAACGGCCGCACGACCGCCGTCTGGGAGGTCCGCATCGAGGACGAGCGCGAGCGACTCGTCTGCGTCAGCCGCGTCACGCTCGCGCTCGTGGCCGCCGACAAGCGGTAG